The genomic window TCTCTGACATTTCCTGAATTTCTAAATTTCTCTTACTTCATTCTTCTATCAAATACTGAATTCATTCGTTGAGATTGCTTATATATCACTGTAAATCTATCTCACCATCTGCTGTTTCAAATTCTGATAAACTATAACTATCAAATCTTCATTCTGATAATGTTTGAACTACAAAATTTATTATTTCTTCATTCATTTCATCTTTTATATCATCTGCTGACTCACCAAAAGGTCACCGTCACGATTCTTCTTTTGCAATTTTTTCCAAACTTGATTGAACAGATTGTATGCTATCATTTATATAATCCAAAAATTCTTCAGTTTCTATACTACCATGATCTGAAGTTTCTATCTCCCCATTATCTTCTAATTTTTCTTCTAAACTTTCTTCTATTCTTCACAAATCCTCCATTTTTTGTTTTTGTTTTCTAAATATTATCTAGCTTAGAATCAAGTTTTTCATCTGCATTATTTTCCTTTTCGTTTTCTATTTTCCTCAATGCTTTTTGCTTCAATGAATTTATTTTTGACTTTATTAACTCTCATCAATTCCTAACCTTTTCTATAAATTCACCAAATATATTAAATTCAACCTCATTCGCTTCTTCCAATAATTCTACTATATTCTTTTTTGTTCTATCATCCAATCTTCACCAGTTGTTTAACAACTGATGTTTTGTTTCTTGCTTCAAAAGCATTGATTTTTGGATACTACTTCTTAATTCTTGAGTAAGCTTCATTTTTGTGTTTTTATTTTTTAGATTTTTCTTAATTAATTTTATTTAATTTCTCAAAAATTGCAAATTTCACAAAAACCTCTAACAAAAATGTAAATCCTTACAAAATCCAAACACTCATAAAATTATAAAAACACCACTCCAAAAGTTTTAATAAGACATAAAACATAATTAAACCTGAATTTTTCTATATGCTACATACTCAAACTATATTCTATTCACCAATGGCATATTCAAAGTAAGTAGCATAGCTTCAAACACTCTTTTCAAAGAAATCAAAAACAAATAATTCATACTCTTTTTATCTTTTTGCATATCTATTATTTTTTCAGAATTGGCATAAAAACTATTGAATTTATGAGCAAGTGAAAGTATATACTGACAAAGTATATGTGGTTTACCAAGATTATATGATTTTTGTAACACCAATGGCAAAGCAAATATATCCACCATCATTTGTCTTTGTTTATCATCCAACAATGATATATCTACAGTAAAATCATCAATATCTGCTATTTTTCCGCACAAAGAATTGATTCTTGCATAAGTATATTGGATATACACTCAACTATCACCATTTATTCTTGTCATTTGTTCCAAATCAAAGTTTACATCTTTTTGTCTATCATTTTTTAGGTCATTGAAAATCATTGCACTTATAGCCAATTTTTCTACAAGATCATCACTACTATCAGAAAAATCCTGTGAAATTTTATCTTTTATACTAGATATAAGTTCTGAAAGTTTAATAGACTCTCCACCACGAGAAGACATCTTTTTTCAATCAAAAAGCATCAAACCAAAACTTATATGCTTCATATTATCTTTTGGTATATCCCACAAAACTGATGCAAGTTCAAACAATAACTGGAAGTGAAGAGTTTGTTCTGGTCATACTATGTAGTAAAATTTATCAGCTTGAAGTTTTTCTTTTCTGTATTTAAGAACACTTAAATCTCTTGTAGCATACACTCAAGCTCAGTCAGACTTTTTGATTATCATAACCTCCAAGTCTTGTTCATCAAATTTATGAACATCTTCTTTTTTGATAGGAATATAGTTTAGTTGTTTTCAGTTTTTTTGTTTGTGAAATTTAACTATCCAAGCATTATTCTCATACACAAGATATCAAGACTCATCCAAAGCATCAATCACATCCTGAGAAAT from Candidatus Absconditicoccus praedator includes these protein-coding regions:
- the argS gene encoding arginine--tRNA ligase — its product is MSVSKLKESVDKLISSYQPEFGKVSFYQQTDENIQFGELSYVGRRQNHQFFIINDYIKDLLGNNNISCKNDIIIDQPSVEGVDFVFDTKSVFEDNKDKYDNIKNFADTVSEIIDNADIFSKVEQKGIFINLFLHDEYLVKILDTVLNTDNFFRLDILGGEKFCLDYPSCNMAKQMTVGHLRSAIIGHSLANIIQNLGGNVFRWNYIGDWGTPFGKTLYSLINEYKINGDGVFDDLYQNPTKVLGDLYAKFKDIEDDEKNEQAKNYFGMLEQGDPLLYSIREEFRRLSLIDFDSMFGRLGMQFDTNLGESFAYSISQDVIDALDESGYLVYENNAWIVKFHKQKNGKQLNYIPIKKEDVHKFDEQDLEVMIIKKSDGAGVYATRDLSVLKYRKEKLQADKFYYIVGPEQTLHFQLLFELASVLWDIPKDNMKHISFGLMLFDGKKMSSRGGESIKLSELISSIKDKISQDFSDSSDDLVEKLAISAMIFNDLKNDRQKDVNFDLEQMTRINGDSGVYIQYTYARINSLCGKIADIDDFTVDISLLDDKQRQMMVDIFALPLVLQKSYNLGKPHILCQYILSLAHKFNSFYANSEKIIDMQKDKKSMNYLFLISLKRVFEAMLLTLNMPLVNRI